The genomic window CACCTTCGGCGCGGTGCACGGCCTGGTGAACAACGCGATTGCCACCAATGAGCCCAAGGCATTCGTGAACATCACCCTCGAGGACTTCGCGCTGGGCCACGACGTCGGCCCCCGCGCGACCTTCCTGCTCATGCAGGCCGTGCACCCGCTGATGGTGCAGGCCGGCGGCGGGGCGATCGTCAACCTCGGCTCGGGGACGGGCACCGGTGGCGAGCCCAAGTGGGGTGGGTATGCCGCCGCCAAGGAGGGTGTCCGGGGCCTGTCCAAGGTGGCGGCGCTGGAATGGGGGCGCGACAACATCCGCGTCAACGTCATCTGCCCCTTCGCCGAGTCCGACGGCGTCAAGTTCTGGAAGTCGTTCGCGCCCAAGGAGTATGAGAAGGCGGTCGGACGGATTCCGATGAAGCGCATCGGTGACGTCCACACCGACGTGGGCGCGCTGGTGGCGTTTCTGCTCGGCAGCGACGCGACGTTCATCACCGGTCAGACCATTCACGTCGACGGCGGGATCGGCTGCTTCCGGTGAATGCCGACGGCGATTCGCTCCGCGATCGACAGCGCGCACAGATCCGCGCCGACATCCGGCGCGCCGCGTTCCGGCTGTTCGTCGAACGCGGCTACGACGCCGTCACCACCGAGGAGATCGCCACTGCCGCGGGCGTTTCCCCGCGCACCTTCTTCCGGCACGTGCCGACCAAGGAAGAACTGCTGCTGGCCCCCGTACGCCACGGCGGTGCCGCCATCGTGAACCTGCTCGAAAAGCGGCCGGCCTCCGAATCACCCGACGTCGCGCTGATCAACGCCATCGTGACGCGGACCCGGTCGTTCGACCGAGCGGATTGCGAGGAGTGGCGCGCGGCCCTGCTGGTGGCACCCGGGCTGCTGGACAAGGCGACGATCCACACCCCGGCTGACAAGGAACGCGCGGTGAAGCTGATCGCCGCGCGCATGGGCACCAATCCCGATACCGACATGCGCCCCGGGCTGTTGATCCAACTTGCGTTCGGTGCGGCCGATTTCGCGTTCCAGCGATGGGTGCGCCGCTCGACCAATCGTCAGCCCCTGGACCGGTACGTCACCGAGGCCCTGGAGGCCGTCAAGAGCCCCTACTGGACATAGGGTCCACCACGCTCTGGCCGGGCCACTGGCGAACTGATTCGATATCTGCTTATATAGACAGATGTCGAATCAAACTCGGGTCGATTGTCGCCCCGGCCTGGGAGTGGCCGCGCTGGACGATGCGCAAGCCGCGACGTTGGCGACGATGTTCAAAGCGCTCGGCGACCCGGTGCGCCTGCGGTTGCTAAGCCAGATCGCCAGCCACCCGGGCGGCGAAGCCTGTGTTTGTGAGATCTCGACGACGTTGGATGTTTCCCAGCCGACGATTTCCCACCATCTCAAACTGTTGCGCTCAGCCGGCCTGATCGACTGCGAGCGGCGCGGCACCTGGGTGTACTACTGGGTGATTCCCTCGACATTGCAACACCTTTCGTCGGCCCTGAAGATTGACGACGTGGTCGTCACGACGACGGGATGTTGCCCGTGACGCGGCCCGGGGCGGTCGCCGACCTCTCGACTCTGGACCGGTTGCTGCCGTTGTGGATCGGCGCGGCCATGGCCGCGGGTCTGCTGCTCGGCCGGACGGTACCGGCTCTTGGATCGCTGCTGAGCGCTGTCGAAGTCGACGGCATTTCGCTGCCGATCGCGCTCGGTCTGTTGGTGATGATGTACCCGGTGCTGGCCAAGGTTCGTTACGACCGGCTCGGCGAGATCACTGGCGATCGCAAGCTCATCGCGTCCTCGCTGGCGCTCAACTGGCTGGTCGGCCCAGCAGTAATG from Mycobacterium shigaense includes these protein-coding regions:
- a CDS encoding SDR family NAD(P)-dependent oxidoreductase, coding for MTYSHPHSMSGHVAIVTGAAQGVGKGVAIALLERGASVLLVDIQDEKLVATTRELQALGPAEQLVADLRDPDSAQRIAAAAVDTFGAVHGLVNNAIATNEPKAFVNITLEDFALGHDVGPRATFLLMQAVHPLMVQAGGGAIVNLGSGTGTGGEPKWGGYAAAKEGVRGLSKVAALEWGRDNIRVNVICPFAESDGVKFWKSFAPKEYEKAVGRIPMKRIGDVHTDVGALVAFLLGSDATFITGQTIHVDGGIGCFR
- a CDS encoding TetR/AcrR family transcriptional regulator, whose product is MNADGDSLRDRQRAQIRADIRRAAFRLFVERGYDAVTTEEIATAAGVSPRTFFRHVPTKEELLLAPVRHGGAAIVNLLEKRPASESPDVALINAIVTRTRSFDRADCEEWRAALLVAPGLLDKATIHTPADKERAVKLIAARMGTNPDTDMRPGLLIQLAFGAADFAFQRWVRRSTNRQPLDRYVTEALEAVKSPYWT
- a CDS encoding ArsR/SmtB family transcription factor, which translates into the protein MSNQTRVDCRPGLGVAALDDAQAATLATMFKALGDPVRLRLLSQIASHPGGEACVCEISTTLDVSQPTISHHLKLLRSAGLIDCERRGTWVYYWVIPSTLQHLSSALKIDDVVVTTTGCCP